A single Paenibacillus sp. FSL R5-0517 DNA region contains:
- a CDS encoding helix-turn-helix transcriptional regulator — translation MTEEQSYTTEEISKLLKISKLTVYDLIKKGDLVAYRVGKQMRIDATDLEAYKRRSKQLQSSGQRIPNTVQTSVSGTQSGHVDAQENSLQATSPVGSAHAITPASSTHTMTSAPRHLVITGQDVSLDILMRHMEKQTRDIRPLRSFMGSLDGLISMYRGESDLVSTHLLDGDTGEYNLPYIRKILTGRSYVVVNLLSRPAGLYVQRGNPQNLQHWTDLSKPELRLANREKGSGARVLLDEQLRLHGISAAGLIGYEMEETSHMGVAAKVSSGEADVGVGIEKAARLVGQVDFIPLVQERYDLVMLRKQGNEAWTESVLRILQSPEFRQELQSFEGYDVSRTGEILYEA, via the coding sequence ATGACGGAGGAGCAATCCTACACAACCGAAGAAATATCCAAGCTGCTCAAAATATCGAAACTGACAGTCTATGACCTGATCAAAAAGGGAGACCTTGTCGCCTACCGTGTGGGTAAACAAATGCGGATTGATGCAACGGATCTGGAGGCATATAAACGCCGATCCAAGCAACTTCAGTCCTCAGGTCAGCGTATCCCGAATACGGTTCAGACCTCGGTATCAGGGACTCAGTCAGGTCATGTTGATGCTCAGGAAAACTCCTTACAAGCGACTTCACCCGTTGGGTCTGCACATGCGATTACACCAGCGAGTTCTACCCATACAATGACTTCTGCACCACGGCATCTGGTCATAACAGGTCAGGATGTCAGTCTGGATATCCTAATGCGCCATATGGAAAAACAAACCCGGGACATTCGTCCGCTGCGCTCGTTTATGGGCAGTCTGGACGGACTTATCTCAATGTATCGTGGTGAATCCGATCTGGTCAGCACCCATCTGCTCGACGGAGATACCGGTGAGTATAATCTGCCGTATATTCGCAAAATTCTGACAGGACGATCCTATGTTGTGGTAAACCTGCTGTCACGTCCTGCCGGGCTATATGTACAGCGTGGCAACCCGCAGAACTTGCAGCATTGGACCGATCTGAGCAAGCCTGAACTAAGACTAGCTAATCGGGAGAAGGGTTCTGGTGCGCGGGTATTGCTGGATGAGCAACTTCGGTTGCATGGTATTTCTGCCGCAGGCCTGATCGGATATGAAATGGAAGAAACCAGTCACATGGGCGTGGCTGCCAAAGTGAGTTCTGGCGAAGCCGATGTCGGAGTTGGCATTGAGAAAGCTGCACGACTTGTGGGCCAGGTTGATTTTATCCCGCTCGTTCAGGAACGCTATGATCTGGTCATGCTGAGGAAGCAGGGTAATGAAGCCTGGACAGAATCGGTGCTGCGAATTCTCCAATCCCCGGAGTTCAGGCAGGAACTGCAATCATTCGAGGGCTATGATGTATCGCGAACAGGTGAAATTTTGTATGAAGCATAG
- a CDS encoding glycosyltransferase: MSLKHRKTKKVHAPVLSLADQARKNGQHAGYDAGKEEGYLRGRANYIVNCAQEPLPFRQVHVLYVSSGKGFPYSPLDEAIMATLQGMVAQVTLTDPRQPVSEIALQTRPDLVLVLDGMDIPIEHIDAIRQAGIQTAIWLTDDPYYTDMTLDIVKHFDHIFTLELNCIDLYRQNGCASVHYLPFAAFTNHYFPITTPSPLKRDVSFIGSAYWNRVYFFNPIMPQLMSHNTVFNGIWWDRLPDYTAYGEKIELGRWMSPQETNDVYNGTKIVINLHRSHEDDSVNNNHLKIPPASPNPRTFEIAASTTLQLTDARDDITRFYKPGVEIETYSSPQELLEKVEYYLTHEKERREIALRGLERTLKDHTYGKRINEMLTIIFP; this comes from the coding sequence ATGTCTCTCAAACACCGTAAAACCAAAAAGGTTCATGCACCGGTACTGAGCCTGGCTGATCAAGCGCGCAAAAATGGGCAACATGCCGGATATGACGCAGGTAAAGAAGAAGGATATCTGCGCGGTCGCGCCAACTATATTGTAAATTGTGCACAGGAACCGTTGCCTTTCCGACAAGTTCACGTGCTGTATGTATCTTCGGGTAAAGGTTTCCCATACTCCCCGTTGGATGAGGCCATCATGGCCACGCTACAGGGAATGGTAGCTCAGGTAACCCTCACGGATCCGCGTCAACCGGTTTCTGAGATTGCGCTGCAGACGCGTCCTGATCTGGTGCTTGTGTTGGATGGAATGGATATACCCATCGAGCATATCGATGCGATCCGCCAAGCCGGCATTCAGACGGCTATCTGGCTGACTGATGATCCGTACTATACAGACATGACGCTTGATATCGTCAAACATTTTGATCATATCTTCACGTTGGAACTGAACTGTATCGATCTATATCGACAAAACGGCTGCGCGTCAGTCCATTATCTCCCTTTTGCCGCGTTCACCAATCATTATTTTCCGATTACAACCCCTTCCCCGTTAAAACGGGATGTCAGCTTTATCGGCTCGGCTTATTGGAACCGGGTATACTTCTTTAATCCAATCATGCCTCAGTTGATGTCACACAATACAGTATTTAACGGAATCTGGTGGGACCGTCTGCCTGACTACACTGCCTATGGCGAGAAGATTGAACTTGGCCGCTGGATGAGTCCACAGGAGACCAATGATGTGTACAATGGCACCAAAATTGTCATTAACCTGCATCGATCCCACGAAGATGATTCCGTCAATAATAATCACCTCAAAATCCCGCCAGCCTCACCGAACCCAAGAACGTTTGAAATTGCCGCTTCCACAACACTACAGTTGACCGACGCAAGGGATGACATTACGCGTTTCTACAAACCGGGTGTGGAGATTGAGACGTATTCCTCGCCGCAGGAGTTACTCGAAAAGGTGGAATATTATCTTACTCATGAAAAGGAACGCCGTGAGATTGCCCTTCGTGGACTCGAGCGTACCCTGAAAGACCACACGTATGGCAAAAGAATTAATGAAATGTTAACCATCATATTTCCTTAA
- the modA gene encoding molybdate ABC transporter substrate-binding protein, translated as MRKRIGYILGSMSLGLALVLAGCGASTITTDTSTGAEGTTSTPAASGEGSSAGNSDPQETVDLTISAAASLTDAMKEIEANYELANPYIELNFNFGASGALQQQIEQGAPADIFVSAATKNMNALVDENLIASGDQKNLLQNSLVAIVPADGTNTVTGETDLTNDSIKTVAIGIPESVPAGTYAKEALTNAKLWDELESKLVQGKDVRQVLQYVETGNADAGFVYKTDALTSDQVKIAFEVDKNSYTPANYPIGIIEGTKHRTEAEQFYAYLQTPEVLDIFVKYGFTIPE; from the coding sequence ATGAGAAAGAGAATCGGATATATTTTGGGAAGTATGTCACTGGGACTGGCTCTAGTATTGGCTGGTTGTGGCGCAAGCACGATCACTACGGATACATCCACGGGTGCAGAAGGAACGACTTCAACGCCAGCGGCATCAGGTGAAGGTTCATCAGCGGGCAACAGTGATCCTCAGGAAACGGTAGATCTGACGATCTCGGCGGCTGCCAGTCTGACCGATGCGATGAAAGAGATTGAAGCCAATTATGAGCTAGCTAATCCTTATATAGAACTTAATTTCAACTTTGGCGCCTCGGGTGCCTTGCAACAGCAGATTGAACAGGGCGCCCCGGCTGATATCTTTGTATCGGCGGCAACGAAAAATATGAATGCGCTAGTGGATGAGAACCTGATTGCATCAGGCGATCAGAAGAATCTGCTACAGAATTCACTGGTGGCGATTGTGCCAGCAGATGGGACCAATACCGTAACCGGCGAAACGGATCTCACCAATGACTCCATCAAGACGGTAGCGATTGGCATTCCGGAAAGTGTGCCTGCGGGAACCTATGCCAAGGAAGCTCTGACCAACGCCAAGCTGTGGGATGAACTGGAAAGCAAGCTAGTGCAGGGGAAAGACGTTAGACAGGTCCTTCAATATGTAGAGACAGGTAATGCAGATGCCGGATTTGTATATAAAACGGATGCTCTTACTTCAGATCAGGTGAAAATTGCGTTTGAGGTGGACAAGAACAGCTACACACCCGCCAATTATCCGATAGGCATTATTGAAGGAACGAAACACCGCACAGAGGCCGAACAATTCTATGCGTATTTGCAAACCCCTGAAGTACTGGATATCTTCGTGAAATATGGATTCACAATTCCGGAATGA
- a CDS encoding amino acid ABC transporter permease has protein sequence MSIDLQFIYTSFFQILKALPLTLVITIVPLIAGFGIGLATALIRIYRVRWIHRIADFYVSFLRGTPMLMHLFLIYYGIPMIIDKLAERYGWAFQSSSIPILVFVLIAFSLTAGAYMSEIIRSGILAVDIGQMEAAHAVGMSTFQALRRIIIPQAIGAVLPNLCSMFVGFLHGSTLAFTVSQMDILGKADVVASVSLKFLEAFIAAAFIYWGLTLIAERITALLERRVAVYSKGGVS, from the coding sequence ATGTCGATTGATCTCCAGTTTATCTATACCTCTTTTTTTCAAATTCTGAAGGCATTGCCACTGACACTCGTCATTACGATTGTTCCGTTGATTGCAGGCTTCGGAATTGGTCTGGCTACGGCTCTGATCCGTATTTATCGTGTGCGGTGGATTCATCGCATTGCTGACTTCTACGTTTCTTTCCTGCGTGGAACACCGATGCTGATGCATCTATTCCTCATCTATTATGGTATTCCGATGATTATTGATAAGCTGGCGGAACGTTACGGTTGGGCTTTCCAATCTTCATCGATCCCGATTCTCGTATTTGTACTCATTGCCTTCTCGCTTACTGCGGGCGCCTATATGTCCGAGATTATCCGTTCAGGCATTCTTGCCGTTGATATCGGTCAGATGGAAGCTGCACACGCTGTGGGTATGAGCACATTCCAGGCTTTAAGGCGCATCATCATTCCTCAAGCGATCGGGGCGGTATTGCCTAATCTGTGCAGCATGTTTGTCGGGTTTCTGCATGGATCAACACTCGCCTTTACCGTGTCACAGATGGACATTCTCGGTAAAGCGGATGTGGTGGCATCCGTCAGTCTGAAATTTCTGGAGGCCTTTATCGCCGCTGCGTTCATCTACTGGGGGCTGACCCTCATTGCCGAGCGGATCACCGCTTTGCTTGAGCGTCGGGTTGCCGTGTACAGCAAAGGAGGCGTGTCATGA
- a CDS encoding amino acid ABC transporter ATP-binding protein: MITLTNIHKTFGKQDVLKGIDLTVGQGDVVAILGPSGSGKTTLLRCVNFLERADEGKVQISGLTVDCKHARKHDIVQLRRKTAMVFQHYNLFKHKTVLDNVTEGLIIAQKISKADARTRALRVLEQVGLSAKINEYPSMLSGGQQQRVGIARALALNPEVILFDEPTSALDPELVGEVLSVIRSIAQEGITMIVVTHEMGFAREVANRVVFMDGGSIVEEGTPEEVFVRPKQERTRQFLSRYSSDWSYVI; the protein is encoded by the coding sequence ATGATTACACTAACGAACATACACAAAACATTTGGCAAGCAGGACGTATTGAAGGGGATTGATCTGACGGTGGGGCAGGGTGATGTCGTTGCGATCCTTGGACCGAGTGGATCAGGTAAAACAACGCTGCTGCGCTGCGTCAATTTTCTGGAACGTGCCGATGAAGGCAAGGTTCAGATCAGTGGATTGACCGTAGATTGCAAGCATGCACGCAAACATGACATTGTGCAATTGAGACGGAAAACAGCGATGGTCTTCCAGCATTATAATCTGTTCAAACATAAGACGGTGCTTGATAACGTCACGGAGGGTTTGATTATTGCCCAGAAAATATCCAAAGCTGATGCCCGTACTCGTGCCTTGCGTGTGCTTGAACAAGTCGGACTGTCTGCCAAAATCAATGAATATCCAAGTATGTTGTCCGGTGGACAACAGCAGCGGGTAGGAATCGCCAGAGCACTGGCACTGAATCCCGAAGTGATTTTGTTTGATGAACCGACCTCGGCGCTGGACCCCGAGCTTGTAGGGGAGGTGTTGTCTGTCATCCGCTCCATTGCTCAAGAGGGGATTACCATGATTGTCGTTACCCATGAAATGGGGTTTGCCCGTGAGGTGGCAAATCGGGTTGTTTTCATGGACGGGGGTTCCATTGTAGAGGAAGGAACCCCGGAAGAGGTATTTGTGCGTCCCAAGCAGGAACGGACTCGCCAATTCCTCAGTCGGTATTCTTCTGACTGGAGTTATGTCATCTGA
- a CDS encoding glycosyltransferase family 4 protein, producing the protein MATKPKMMLFSHVCNTRSITGAEKLLLHFMREIGTIFECVLIVPQDGKLAGLARRFGIQVKICNLPMLHGVYTPYLGIANDAEQLRHTPAYQEVVSLIRETAPDLVLTNTCVNVMPAVAAKSLQIPIIWKITEIIHTNEHTAEAIQMIGRYADWIIGISETAVAPFHQAGMSDKLTVISPTWEPALPAPDRWVHLRERKRKELGLKASQTCIGYISSFIYDAKGLKPFVDMALRICETHSRCRFWIIGAPSDKKYYDECVSRVKKSGYSRRFTFTTFEENVSLAYSAMDIVVIPSMVKEGFGMTALEGLYFAKPVIAFAQGGLKELMESVGSGAFLAPPGDTEALVTLATTLLNDSELASNTGWGNRAEAERLYGVETYRTKLHTMVTQWLLRFPGWFAYIQPPNGPVYTHGEGGLRTVLVLEPVTVRALLFPLTVIQALPHSSLPPIALGQDAPVASSTGPAAKLIQQRGKTRKRRRKSLASHSRRGREGLKRTSGTGRRKGRSRTTKGPRPHMGKSATRRRKSAKAGRSRAGRKGSNTR; encoded by the coding sequence ATGGCAACGAAACCAAAGATGATGTTATTTTCACATGTGTGCAATACTCGCAGCATTACAGGTGCAGAGAAGCTGCTGCTTCATTTTATGAGAGAGATCGGTACGATCTTTGAGTGTGTGCTCATTGTACCCCAGGATGGGAAGCTGGCAGGGCTTGCACGAAGATTCGGCATTCAGGTCAAAATATGCAATCTGCCGATGCTTCACGGTGTGTACACACCTTACCTGGGCATTGCAAATGATGCGGAGCAACTTCGCCATACACCAGCATATCAGGAAGTGGTCTCCCTCATACGGGAGACTGCTCCCGATCTCGTGTTAACGAATACCTGTGTCAATGTGATGCCGGCTGTAGCGGCGAAGTCGCTTCAGATTCCGATTATCTGGAAGATTACCGAGATCATTCATACGAATGAACATACAGCCGAGGCGATTCAGATGATTGGTCGCTATGCAGACTGGATTATCGGTATATCCGAGACAGCGGTCGCTCCATTTCATCAAGCTGGCATGAGTGACAAACTAACCGTCATTTCGCCGACATGGGAACCGGCTCTGCCCGCACCGGACCGCTGGGTTCATCTGCGTGAACGCAAGCGCAAGGAACTTGGTCTTAAGGCATCACAGACTTGTATCGGTTATATTTCTTCCTTTATATATGATGCCAAAGGGTTGAAACCTTTTGTGGATATGGCCTTGAGGATCTGTGAAACGCATTCGCGCTGTCGCTTCTGGATCATTGGGGCACCATCGGATAAAAAGTATTACGACGAGTGTGTATCACGGGTGAAAAAATCCGGGTATTCACGCCGATTTACCTTCACTACGTTTGAAGAGAACGTATCTCTGGCGTATAGCGCCATGGATATCGTGGTCATCCCAAGCATGGTCAAAGAAGGATTTGGCATGACCGCACTGGAGGGTCTCTATTTTGCCAAACCGGTCATCGCTTTCGCTCAGGGTGGACTGAAGGAATTAATGGAATCCGTAGGCAGTGGTGCATTTTTGGCCCCGCCCGGGGATACCGAAGCGCTTGTCACCTTGGCGACAACCTTGCTGAATGATTCGGAGCTGGCTTCGAATACGGGGTGGGGCAATCGGGCAGAAGCGGAAAGGCTCTACGGGGTTGAAACCTACCGAACGAAATTGCATACGATGGTGACACAGTGGTTATTGCGTTTTCCCGGATGGTTTGCTTATATCCAACCTCCGAATGGACCTGTGTATACCCATGGGGAGGGAGGACTACGCACGGTACTGGTTCTGGAGCCGGTTACGGTTCGGGCACTGTTATTCCCGCTGACGGTCATACAGGCGTTGCCACATTCCTCATTACCTCCGATCGCATTGGGTCAAGATGCCCCTGTAGCCTCAAGTACTGGCCCAGCTGCAAAGCTGATTCAACAGAGGGGCAAAACGCGGAAACGCCGTCGTAAGTCACTTGCATCTCATTCTCGCCGAGGCCGTGAGGGGCTGAAACGTACTTCCGGAACTGGCCGACGTAAAGGGAGATCCCGTACAACGAAGGGACCGCGTCCGCATATGGGCAAATCAGCTACCCGCAGACGCAAATCTGCCAAGGCGGGACGCAGCCGAGCAGGGCGCAAGGGTTCCAATACAAGATGA
- a CDS encoding amino acid ABC transporter permease, translating to MGKSFDLSLVLDFIPELLRYLHITLIVLGGSIVLGLVGGVLLAVPRLYRIPVLSQLATLYVSFMRGTPILIKLFLVYYGLPELLKPIGIDLSRTDPLLFVIVTYALSDAASFAEIFRGAVRSVDKGQTEAAYAAGMTTFQSFRRIVVPQALIVAFPNMANTLIGSLKDTSLAFSIGVMDMVGRGQTLISATSHALEVYISLSVVYYVIVIVLEKGFAVAERRLQRHERKRVVHKSTVRAKRLREVVQKVRF from the coding sequence ATGGGAAAATCATTTGATCTGTCATTGGTTCTGGATTTCATCCCGGAACTGCTACGATATTTGCATATAACACTGATTGTATTGGGTGGCTCCATCGTGCTCGGACTGGTGGGCGGCGTGCTTCTGGCCGTTCCCCGTCTGTATCGGATTCCGGTACTAAGCCAGCTGGCTACCCTGTACGTCTCATTCATGCGGGGCACACCGATCCTGATCAAATTGTTCCTGGTGTATTACGGACTTCCCGAGTTGCTCAAACCGATTGGCATCGACCTGTCGAGAACCGACCCGTTGTTATTTGTCATTGTGACCTATGCGCTTAGTGATGCGGCATCCTTTGCCGAGATCTTTCGCGGAGCAGTGCGCAGTGTGGATAAAGGTCAGACGGAGGCAGCCTACGCTGCGGGTATGACGACATTCCAGTCTTTTCGGCGGATTGTCGTTCCGCAGGCACTGATTGTTGCTTTTCCTAACATGGCCAATACGTTAATCGGTTCATTAAAGGATACTTCTTTGGCTTTCTCCATTGGTGTCATGGATATGGTGGGCAGAGGGCAGACGTTAATCTCCGCCACGTCCCACGCACTTGAGGTATATATCAGTCTGTCTGTGGTCTATTATGTCATTGTCATTGTACTCGAAAAAGGATTTGCCGTTGCAGAACGCAGACTACAGCGCCATGAACGCAAGAGGGTTGTACACAAATCGACCGTTCGCGCCAAACGCCTGAGAGAGGTTGTTCAAAAAGTCCGCTTTTGA
- the modB gene encoding molybdate ABC transporter permease subunit has product MNMNAIDWSVFWSPVRLSLQVALLSSVVATVFGIAVAWKMSRTSFRGKILLETAFMLPLVLPPTVVGFLLLVILGRKSLLGQWIEAIFSAPVIFTWWAAVIAAVVVAFPLVYQTMKSGFSGVDRDLEDAGRSIGANEWQVFRYISLPLAARALMTAFILGFARALGEFGATLMIAGNIPGKTQTVPTAIYVAVDSGNQTMAWAWTVSIIIISFIMLLMTRQQRDGKND; this is encoded by the coding sequence ATGAATATGAACGCCATAGACTGGTCCGTATTCTGGTCGCCGGTGCGCCTGTCGCTTCAGGTTGCGCTGTTATCCAGCGTGGTGGCCACTGTGTTCGGAATTGCGGTAGCCTGGAAGATGTCACGTACTTCATTTCGGGGAAAGATTCTGCTGGAAACGGCATTTATGCTGCCACTAGTTCTTCCACCAACGGTGGTCGGATTTCTGTTACTTGTCATACTGGGGCGTAAAAGTCTGCTTGGACAATGGATTGAAGCCATATTCTCTGCACCGGTTATTTTCACCTGGTGGGCTGCGGTGATTGCTGCGGTGGTGGTTGCTTTTCCACTCGTGTATCAGACCATGAAATCGGGATTCAGTGGTGTCGATCGGGATCTGGAAGATGCAGGTCGTTCGATTGGGGCGAATGAGTGGCAGGTCTTTCGTTACATTTCCTTGCCGCTCGCAGCCAGAGCGCTGATGACCGCCTTCATCCTGGGCTTTGCCCGGGCACTAGGGGAATTCGGAGCGACACTGATGATTGCAGGCAATATTCCGGGCAAAACACAAACAGTACCCACGGCAATCTATGTCGCTGTGGATTCAGGCAATCAGACCATGGCTTGGGCATGGACTGTTTCCATTATCATCATCTCGTTTATCATGTTATTGATGACCAGACAGCAGCGAGATGGTAAAAACGACTGA
- a CDS encoding glycosyltransferase, with amino-acid sequence MKNVAKRRHRPLTEAETAYRGGYAEGRRFGGCQAMMERVQMFEPTLRDMKVLYIPQGFDAIDEGVTLALQQSVRECVVGSPATMLQEASQHRPDVVLVMNGLHVFPPDHLEQVKGIRALGIRTAVWFVDDPYFTEDTVSLCQHYDVVFTHEEAAVPFYQGHGANRVIYMPLAVNPGMFQPRRAAPQHQHDICFIGTGFWNRIALFDELAPFLADKKVFIAGSQWNRLARFDVLGRFIHEGWIAPGETVDYYNGAKIVINIHRTCENGEDNRNTHHLEGHSINPRTYEISACGTMQITDARADLPRYYKPGYDIETFTNAAELQRKIHYYLKHEEERQAMAWRGLLTTMNQHTFTRRIGQLLEHL; translated from the coding sequence GTGAAGAATGTGGCAAAACGAAGACACCGTCCGCTAACTGAAGCGGAGACAGCTTACCGCGGCGGATATGCAGAAGGCCGCAGATTTGGCGGCTGTCAAGCCATGATGGAGCGGGTGCAGATGTTTGAACCGACCCTGCGGGACATGAAGGTGCTGTATATTCCGCAAGGGTTCGATGCCATCGATGAAGGTGTCACCCTGGCCCTGCAACAGTCTGTACGTGAATGCGTTGTTGGATCGCCAGCAACGATGTTGCAGGAAGCCAGTCAGCATCGGCCAGATGTTGTGCTCGTTATGAATGGTCTGCATGTGTTTCCCCCGGATCATCTGGAGCAGGTGAAGGGCATACGTGCACTCGGTATTCGAACAGCTGTGTGGTTTGTGGATGATCCGTATTTTACCGAGGATACTGTGTCCCTGTGTCAACACTATGATGTCGTGTTCACACATGAAGAGGCCGCTGTACCATTCTATCAAGGACATGGAGCGAACCGGGTTATCTATATGCCACTCGCAGTGAATCCGGGGATGTTTCAACCGCGTCGCGCGGCACCGCAGCATCAGCATGATATTTGTTTTATCGGTACCGGATTTTGGAACCGGATTGCCTTGTTTGATGAGCTGGCTCCATTTCTTGCGGACAAAAAGGTATTCATTGCAGGTAGTCAGTGGAACCGGCTGGCACGTTTTGATGTACTAGGCCGCTTCATCCACGAAGGATGGATTGCTCCGGGAGAGACAGTCGATTATTACAATGGCGCTAAGATTGTCATTAATATTCACCGGACTTGCGAGAATGGGGAAGACAATCGCAACACACATCATCTTGAAGGTCATTCCATTAACCCGCGCACGTATGAGATTAGTGCCTGCGGCACCATGCAGATTACGGATGCACGTGCGGATTTGCCCCGTTATTATAAGCCGGGATATGACATCGAGACCTTCACCAACGCAGCAGAACTTCAGCGCAAGATCCACTATTATCTGAAGCATGAAGAAGAACGACAGGCGATGGCATGGCGGGGACTTCTCACCACGATGAACCAGCACACGTTCACTCGCCGTATCGGTCAGTTGCTGGAACATCTGTAA
- a CDS encoding transporter substrate-binding domain-containing protein, whose product MVKKRGIQQFRTALLFITMLAVLAGCSTGTASNESESASAAGDTKVKKIIVGTGTQFPNVCFIDENGKLTGYDVELIREIDKRLPDYEFEFSTMDFKNLLLSLETKKIDLIAHQMEVNEERQAKFLFNDEAYNIFPNKIVVSQKNEEVKSIEDLKGKKLIVGATSNAAVLAEKWNAANGNGIDIVYSGAGEDTITQIKTGRVDATISTQFAIDYQNKAVDAQLKTVGDALSNSKVYFILNKDEQELKTKVDEALKSIKEDGTLGKLSTEWLGADYTVEE is encoded by the coding sequence ATGGTTAAAAAACGGGGGATTCAACAATTCCGGACAGCACTGCTGTTCATTACAATGCTGGCGGTTCTGGCTGGATGCAGCACAGGTACTGCAAGTAATGAGTCAGAATCTGCTTCGGCAGCAGGCGATACCAAAGTGAAAAAAATCATTGTAGGAACAGGTACACAGTTCCCGAATGTCTGCTTCATTGATGAAAATGGCAAGTTAACAGGTTATGATGTGGAATTGATCCGGGAGATCGACAAACGTTTGCCTGACTACGAATTCGAATTCAGCACTATGGATTTCAAAAACCTGCTGCTGAGTCTGGAAACGAAAAAAATTGACTTGATCGCTCACCAGATGGAAGTAAATGAAGAGAGACAGGCCAAGTTCCTGTTTAATGATGAAGCCTATAATATTTTCCCAAATAAAATTGTCGTCAGTCAGAAAAATGAGGAAGTAAAATCGATTGAGGATCTGAAGGGAAAAAAACTGATTGTCGGCGCTACGAGTAATGCGGCTGTACTTGCTGAGAAATGGAATGCAGCGAACGGTAACGGCATTGATATCGTCTATTCCGGAGCAGGTGAGGATACCATTACCCAGATCAAAACAGGCCGGGTGGATGCAACGATCAGCACTCAGTTTGCCATTGATTATCAGAATAAAGCGGTGGATGCCCAGTTGAAAACGGTGGGAGATGCCCTCTCCAACTCCAAAGTGTATTTCATTCTGAACAAGGATGAGCAGGAGCTCAAAACCAAAGTGGACGAAGCGCTCAAATCGATCAAAGAAGATGGGACATTAGGCAAGCTGAGTACAGAGTGGCTTGGGGCTGACTATACGGTTGAAGAGTAG